The following are encoded together in the Cololabis saira isolate AMF1-May2022 chromosome 5, fColSai1.1, whole genome shotgun sequence genome:
- the LOC133444518 gene encoding uncharacterized protein LOC133444518 produces the protein MFPKKEEKRSFGNGALRDKWEQRAQVEADQCKQQAQFKEKSSVKLLFSKWNYHWSVQAKGGNDISDFRKLASKEADDPVPRVRFKVVPPPPRPRPEPATPPPRREASDPQPRRPRRTVEVDVFRLCWRESWKCLKPPKYLYLKEPEEPRRRSAEAKAPPGFDTALQVTRDEKYKVKYCGVEPAHLVYQWNQSWKQVKSPAQLLIGSQETQFQWELLFLPEPSGQEKVQQEYALPRWAGTWKWMNFPFRQQKQQWDRGWPEVYRPQSRADHRGWPEVYRRQSRVVSSLRRETENSAPPGGPAHLRR, from the exons ATGTTCCCCAAAAAGGAGGAGAAGCGGTCGTTTGGAAACGGGGCTCTGCGGGACAAGTGGGAGCAGCGAGCTCAGGTGGAGGCGGATCAGTGCAAGCAGCAGGCGCAGTTCAAGGAGAAGAGCTCCGTCAAACT TCTCTTCTCCAAATGGAACTACCACTGGTCCGTCCAGGCGAAGGGCGGCAACGACATCTCCGACTTCCGGAAGCTGGCGAGCAAAGAGGCCGATGATCCGGTTCCGAGGGTCCGTTTCAAGGTGGTGCcgccgcccccccgcccccgaccCGAGCCCGCGACTCCGCCGCCCCGGAGGGAGGCGTCGGACCCCCAACCCCGCCGGCCCCGGCGGACCGTGGAGGTGGACGTGTTCCGGCTCTGCTGGCGCGAGTCCTGGAAGTGTCTCAAGCCCCCCAAGTACTTGTACCTCAAAGAACCCGAAGAGCCGCGCCGCCGCAGCGCCGAGGCCAAGGCGCCGCCGGGGTTCGACACCGCCCTGCAGGTGACGCGCGACGAAAAGTACAAAGTAAAGTACTGCGGAGTGGAACCGGCACATCTGGTTTATCAATGGAATCAGTCCTGGAAGCAG GTGAAGAGTCCAGCTCAGCTGCTCATTGGTTCCCAGGAGACCCAGTTCCAGTGGGAACTTCTCTTCCTCCCGGAACCGTCCGGCCAGGAGAAGGTCCAGCAGGAATACGCTCTCCCTCGCTGGGCGGGAACCTGGAAGTGGATGAACTTCCCGTTCcggcagcagaagcagcagtgggaccgGGGCTGGCCCGAGGTTTACCGGCCGCAGAGCCGGGCCGACCACCGGGGCTGGCCCGAGGTTTACCGGCGGCAGAGCCGG